A single Bifidobacterium asteroides DNA region contains:
- a CDS encoding CinA family protein codes for MIGKSVQGRCDDLAGRIIDTCRDSGLLLAAAESLTGGLLADAFVRIPGASDVFLGSAVTYDIAAKAAILKVDQDLLATQGAVHPRVAQEMAEGTARLYTRPGHEDTVIGMATTGVAGPGPDGDDPAGLVYIGLALPVRVMGRRIETGLQSHAYRTYAYELHLDGDREQVRRGTVMRILDQLDRALHSRG; via the coding sequence ATGATCGGCAAGAGTGTGCAGGGCCGTTGCGACGACCTGGCTGGACGGATCATCGACACCTGCCGTGACTCGGGCCTGCTGCTGGCCGCCGCCGAATCGCTGACCGGTGGGCTGCTGGCCGATGCCTTCGTCAGGATTCCCGGTGCGTCAGACGTCTTTCTTGGGTCGGCCGTCACCTACGACATCGCCGCCAAGGCCGCCATCCTCAAGGTGGACCAGGACCTGCTGGCCACCCAGGGTGCGGTCCATCCGCGGGTCGCCCAGGAGATGGCCGAAGGCACGGCCAGGCTCTACACCAGGCCGGGGCACGAGGATACGGTCATCGGCATGGCCACTACAGGCGTGGCCGGGCCGGGCCCTGACGGGGACGATCCTGCCGGGCTGGTCTACATCGGTCTGGCCCTGCCCGTCCGGGTGATGGGTCGGCGTATTGAGACCGGCCTTCAGTCCCATGCCTACCGGACCTATGCCTACGAGCTGCATCTGGATGGCGACCGCGAACAAGTGCGTCGTGGTACGGTCATGCGGATTCTGGACCAGCTGGATCGGGCCCTGCACTCGCGCGGCTGA
- a CDS encoding FtsK/SpoIIIE family DNA translocase has translation MTRKQQADARGRGRAAAKDSHDPEPFWHKALLALPRGLGSLVRAVVGKNGDNSAYRKDGLCFVLVILAVLFSASEWFRVNGFLGRGLHALAAGVLGLCSIILPVVLLFAAFRLVCYTGREAGNLPVVGGLMVVLWSVCSILDVLMASDHRGFDMRAISGSGGLLGFFLGSPLAWGLSKVFAVIIFVLVAIFGLFITFRFHMSDLVALLRGKRSHASGSASAQTAPNEVRLGDDTLPLAPGVPTHEESDQEDAKDSGRGGVAGWFSRLLHGRIGKDTDTHLERYEADEPFSQAASLEGADQADQGDQVSTQNMPAVEAPATAALLDAREQAHPKVDPAALSGVGASDPWAAAAAAADTVQMDAQPAPRATNQAAGTQGAGAQAADASGASDDRQVDESRPYVLPSTDLLVKGKPHAVRTSANDAVIKALQSTFQQFDVDAKVVGFLRGPSVTQYEVELGPGVKVEKVTNLQRNIAYAVASSDVRILSPIPGKSAIGIEIPNVDREIVHLGDVLRSDKAKQDDNPMMTAVGKDVEGHYVTADLTKMPHLLVAGATGSGKSSFINSMLVSLIMRATPEQVRLIMVDPKRVELSAYAGIPHLLTPIITEPKKAAQALEWVVKEMDARYDDLQFFGFRHIKDFNKAVREGKVHAPAGSNRKVAPYPYLVVVVDEMADLMMVAKNDVESSIQRITQLARAAGVHLVLATQRPSVDVVTGLIKANIPSRLAFATSSSTDSRVILDATGAETLIGQGDALFLPMGQAKPTRVQGAWVSESEIRKAVDYVRTQRKPHYREDIEQMADKANHKNEIQEEIGDDMDELLQAAELVVTTQFGSTSMLQRKLRVGFARAGRLMDLLESRGIVGPSEGSKAREVLIQPPQLQQALAFIRGDAPSMDPAPDEQAQG, from the coding sequence ATGACACGTAAGCAGCAAGCAGACGCACGCGGTCGCGGCCGGGCCGCAGCCAAGGACAGCCATGACCCGGAACCCTTCTGGCACAAGGCCTTGCTGGCCCTGCCCCGGGGCCTGGGATCCCTGGTGCGTGCTGTGGTCGGCAAGAACGGCGACAACTCCGCCTACCGCAAGGACGGGCTCTGCTTCGTGCTGGTCATCCTGGCTGTGCTCTTCAGTGCCAGCGAATGGTTCCGCGTGAACGGCTTCTTGGGGCGGGGGCTGCATGCTCTGGCTGCGGGCGTTCTGGGGCTCTGCAGCATCATCCTACCGGTGGTCCTGCTCTTTGCGGCCTTCCGGCTGGTCTGCTACACCGGGCGCGAGGCCGGCAACCTGCCTGTGGTGGGCGGGCTCATGGTGGTGCTCTGGTCGGTCTGCTCCATTCTGGACGTGCTCATGGCCTCGGACCATCGAGGATTCGACATGAGGGCCATCAGCGGCTCAGGCGGCCTTCTGGGGTTCTTTCTGGGCTCGCCCCTGGCCTGGGGGCTGTCCAAGGTCTTCGCCGTCATCATCTTCGTCCTCGTGGCTATTTTCGGCCTCTTCATCACCTTCAGATTCCATATGAGCGACCTGGTTGCCTTGCTGCGCGGCAAGAGGTCCCATGCCTCCGGCTCGGCTTCGGCGCAGACCGCTCCCAACGAGGTCAGGCTGGGGGATGACACCCTGCCTCTGGCCCCCGGCGTGCCCACCCACGAGGAATCGGACCAGGAGGATGCCAAGGATTCCGGCCGTGGCGGGGTGGCCGGCTGGTTCAGCCGCCTGCTGCATGGCCGCATTGGCAAGGATACGGACACCCATCTGGAGCGTTACGAGGCTGACGAGCCTTTCTCCCAGGCGGCTTCGCTGGAGGGGGCTGACCAGGCTGACCAGGGTGACCAGGTGTCCACGCAGAACATGCCCGCCGTGGAGGCGCCGGCCACGGCCGCTCTCCTGGATGCCAGGGAGCAGGCGCACCCCAAGGTGGATCCGGCCGCGCTGTCCGGCGTGGGGGCCTCGGATCCATGGGCCGCTGCCGCAGCCGCAGCCGACACCGTGCAGATGGACGCCCAGCCCGCTCCAAGAGCAACAAATCAGGCTGCCGGAACCCAGGGTGCGGGAGCTCAGGCTGCAGACGCGTCAGGTGCCTCCGATGACCGGCAGGTGGACGAGAGCCGGCCCTATGTGCTGCCCAGCACGGACCTGCTGGTCAAGGGCAAGCCCCACGCGGTCAGGACCTCGGCCAACGACGCGGTCATCAAGGCCCTGCAATCGACCTTCCAGCAGTTCGATGTGGACGCCAAGGTGGTCGGCTTCCTGCGCGGGCCCTCGGTCACCCAGTACGAGGTGGAGCTGGGGCCGGGCGTCAAGGTGGAGAAGGTCACCAACCTTCAGCGCAACATCGCCTATGCGGTGGCCAGCTCGGACGTGCGCATCCTATCGCCCATCCCCGGCAAGTCGGCCATCGGCATCGAGATTCCCAACGTGGACCGCGAGATCGTCCACCTGGGCGACGTGCTGCGCTCCGACAAGGCCAAACAGGATGACAACCCCATGATGACCGCCGTGGGCAAGGACGTGGAGGGCCACTATGTGACCGCCGACCTGACCAAAATGCCCCACCTGCTGGTGGCCGGCGCCACGGGCTCGGGCAAGTCCAGCTTCATCAACTCCATGCTGGTTTCGCTGATCATGCGGGCCACGCCGGAGCAGGTCCGCCTGATCATGGTGGACCCCAAGCGCGTGGAGCTGAGTGCCTACGCCGGCATCCCCCACCTGCTCACGCCCATCATCACCGAGCCCAAGAAGGCCGCCCAGGCCCTGGAGTGGGTGGTCAAGGAGATGGATGCCCGCTACGACGACCTGCAGTTCTTCGGATTCCGGCACATCAAGGACTTCAACAAGGCCGTGCGCGAGGGCAAGGTCCACGCCCCCGCCGGCTCCAACCGCAAGGTGGCCCCTTATCCCTACCTGGTCGTGGTGGTCGACGAGATGGCCGACCTGATGATGGTGGCCAAGAACGACGTGGAGAGCTCCATCCAGCGGATCACCCAGCTGGCGCGTGCCGCCGGCGTCCACCTGGTCCTGGCCACCCAGCGGCCCTCGGTGGATGTGGTCACCGGCCTGATCAAGGCCAACATCCCCTCCAGGCTGGCCTTTGCCACATCCTCCTCAACCGATTCCCGAGTCATTCTGGATGCCACCGGCGCCGAGACCCTGATCGGCCAGGGCGACGCCCTCTTCCTGCCCATGGGCCAGGCCAAGCCCACCCGCGTCCAGGGGGCCTGGGTCTCCGAGTCCGAGATCCGCAAGGCGGTGGATTATGTGCGCACCCAGCGCAAGCCCCACTACCGCGAGGACATCGAGCAGATGGCCGACAAGGCCAACCACAAGAACGAGATTCAGGAGGAGATCGGCGACGATATGGACGAGCTGCTCCAGGCGGCCGAGCTGGTGGTGACCACCCAGTTCGGATCCACCTCCATGCTCCAGCGCAAGCTGCGTGTGGGCTTCGCCAGGGCGGGGAGGCTGATGGACCTGCTGGAGTCGAGGGGAATCGTAGGGCCATCGGAGGGTTCCAAGGCCCGCGAGGTGCTCATCCAGCCGCCGCAGCTGCAGCAGGCCCTGGCCTTCATCCGAGGCGACGCCCCCTCCATGGATCCCGCCCCGGATGAGCAAGCGCAGGGCTGA
- the miaA gene encoding tRNA (adenosine(37)-N6)-dimethylallyltransferase MiaA has protein sequence MTSAEPRIVSIVGPTASGKTALGVALAQALQARGQEAHIVNADAYQMYRGMDVGTAKPSVGERQAVVHHLIDIIEPEEAMSVARFQTMARSLIADLRAQGIRPILVGGSGLYTRAVIDDLSFPGTDPAVRARLEERAQKEGPGLLFRQVQERDPEAAARMDPRNVRRTVRALEVMEITGRPYSASLPRYRYLLPALQLGLDLPREELDRRIDQRTQAMRDQGLVDEVSRLRNRLGTTASRALGYQQILDYLDGRTDLDAAFGLIAQKTKRLARKQMGWFGRDPRIHWLNALAPDLARQALDLVDQADQGCFDQADAQADQSDQGRVTRHHLGAL, from the coding sequence ATGACATCCGCTGAACCCCGCATCGTCTCCATCGTGGGTCCCACAGCCTCGGGCAAGACCGCCCTGGGCGTGGCCCTGGCACAGGCTCTCCAAGCCCGCGGGCAGGAGGCACATATCGTCAATGCCGATGCCTACCAGATGTACCGGGGGATGGACGTGGGCACGGCCAAGCCTTCGGTAGGGGAGCGGCAGGCGGTGGTCCACCACCTGATCGACATCATCGAGCCGGAGGAGGCCATGAGCGTGGCCCGCTTCCAGACCATGGCCCGCTCCCTGATAGCTGACCTGCGGGCCCAGGGAATCCGGCCGATCCTGGTCGGTGGCTCAGGGCTCTATACCCGGGCGGTCATCGACGATCTGTCCTTCCCCGGCACCGACCCGGCGGTCAGGGCCAGGCTGGAGGAGCGGGCCCAAAAGGAAGGTCCCGGGCTGCTCTTCCGCCAGGTGCAGGAACGGGACCCGGAGGCTGCGGCCCGGATGGATCCTCGGAATGTGCGGCGGACCGTGCGGGCTCTGGAGGTCATGGAGATCACCGGACGGCCCTATTCGGCCAGCCTGCCCCGGTACCGCTACCTGCTGCCCGCCCTGCAGCTGGGGCTGGACCTGCCCCGGGAGGAGCTGGACCGCAGGATCGACCAGCGCACCCAGGCCATGCGCGACCAGGGGCTGGTCGACGAGGTGAGCAGACTGCGCAACCGCCTGGGGACCACGGCCTCACGCGCCCTGGGCTACCAGCAGATTCTGGACTACCTGGACGGCCGCACCGACCTGGATGCCGCCTTCGGTCTGATAGCGCAGAAGACCAAGCGTCTGGCCCGCAAGCAGATGGGCTGGTTCGGCCGGGACCCGCGCATCCACTGGCTGAATGCCCTGGCTCCGGATCTGGCCCGGCAGGCACTGGATCTGGTGGACCAGGCTGACCAAGGCTGCTTCGATCAGGCGGACGCCCAGGCCGACCAGTCGGATCAGGGGAGGGTGACCAGACACCATTTGGGCGCGCTTTGA
- a CDS encoding DUF3046 domain-containing protein, with product MREREFWQLLEEVFGRVYGRSLARDQRLTALDAMTVIEALDAGVEPRVVWNVLCDQMEIPDSRRWGKDHNAPPLPAA from the coding sequence GTGCGTGAACGGGAATTCTGGCAGCTGCTGGAGGAGGTCTTCGGCCGGGTCTACGGACGCAGTCTGGCCCGTGACCAAAGGCTGACCGCCCTGGATGCCATGACCGTAATAGAGGCCCTGGATGCGGGCGTGGAGCCGCGCGTGGTCTGGAATGTGCTCTGCGATCAGATGGAGATTCCCGACTCCCGGCGCTGGGGAAAGGACCACAATGCGCCGCCCCTGCCGGCAGCCTGA
- the recA gene encoding recombinase RecA, producing the protein MARQSNSGKAKKEEEGGIDPRRQAALNTALAQVEKSFGKGSAMRLGDKPAQDVEVIPTGSLALDMALGIGGLPRGRIVEIYGPESSGKTTLALHAVANAQAGGGVAAFIDAEHALDPEYAKKLGVDTDSLIVSQPDNGEQALEIADMLIRSGALDVIVIDSVAALVPKAEIEGDMGDSHVGLQARLMSQALRKMTGALSQANTTAIFINQLREKIGVFFGSPETTTGGKALKFYASVRLDIRRIQTLKNGDEAVGNRTKVKVVKNKMAPPFKVAEFDILYGEGISKEGSVLDMALQTNIVKKSGSWFTYEGDQLGQGRENVRQFLKDNPGLTKEIEDKVKVAFGLIPAPSEDDKADQADADQGSKEDDSAPVDVNTTVPTAQAA; encoded by the coding sequence ATGGCACGTCAGAGCAACAGTGGCAAGGCGAAAAAGGAAGAAGAGGGCGGGATCGACCCCCGTCGCCAGGCAGCCTTGAACACGGCCCTCGCGCAGGTGGAGAAGAGCTTCGGCAAAGGTTCGGCCATGCGTCTGGGCGACAAGCCTGCCCAGGATGTGGAGGTCATTCCCACCGGGTCCCTGGCCTTGGACATGGCCCTGGGCATCGGCGGACTGCCCCGCGGCCGCATCGTCGAGATCTACGGTCCGGAATCCTCGGGCAAGACCACCCTGGCCCTGCATGCGGTGGCCAATGCACAGGCCGGCGGTGGAGTGGCGGCCTTCATCGATGCCGAGCACGCCCTGGATCCCGAGTACGCCAAGAAGCTGGGTGTGGACACGGATTCCCTGATCGTCTCCCAGCCGGACAACGGCGAGCAGGCGCTGGAGATCGCCGACATGCTGATCCGGTCGGGCGCCCTGGATGTCATCGTCATCGACTCGGTGGCCGCCCTGGTGCCCAAGGCCGAGATCGAGGGCGACATGGGCGACAGCCACGTGGGTCTGCAGGCCAGGCTGATGAGCCAGGCCCTGCGCAAGATGACCGGCGCCCTGTCCCAGGCCAACACCACAGCCATCTTCATCAACCAGCTCAGGGAGAAGATCGGCGTCTTCTTCGGCAGCCCGGAGACCACCACCGGCGGCAAGGCCCTGAAGTTCTACGCCTCGGTCCGCCTGGACATCCGCCGCATCCAGACCCTGAAGAATGGCGACGAGGCGGTGGGCAACCGCACCAAGGTCAAGGTGGTCAAGAACAAGATGGCCCCGCCCTTCAAGGTGGCCGAATTCGACATCCTCTACGGAGAGGGCATCTCCAAGGAGGGTTCGGTTCTGGACATGGCCCTGCAGACCAACATCGTCAAGAAGTCGGGCTCCTGGTTCACCTACGAGGGCGATCAGCTGGGTCAGGGCAGGGAGAACGTCCGTCAGTTCCTCAAGGACAACCCCGGCCTGACCAAGGAGATCGAAGATAAGGTCAAGGTCGCCTTCGGCCTTATCCCTGCTCCTTCCGAGGACGACAAGGCCGATCAGGCTGATGCTGACCAAGGCAGCAAGGAAGACGATTCTGCTCCTGTCGACGTCAACACCACTGTGCCCACGGCCCAGGCTG
- a CDS encoding MerR family transcriptional regulator, whose amino-acid sequence MTTITQPQADLESGPWYTIRQASLMSGMPETTLRYYETIGIIPPIARDPSSGHRCYDQDDLDLLETISCLSATGMSLEHMREYLGNRAAGAEAAGRQIELLAEQGRRLDQRMAGLRARKRYVQLKIRYWGRVRDHDQAGATELINQSAQIIEAAKRSGNERLPS is encoded by the coding sequence ATGACCACCATCACGCAGCCCCAGGCCGACCTGGAATCCGGGCCCTGGTACACCATCCGCCAGGCCTCGCTCATGTCGGGGATGCCGGAGACCACCCTGCGCTACTACGAGACCATCGGCATTATTCCGCCCATTGCCAGGGACCCCTCAAGCGGCCACCGTTGTTACGACCAGGATGATCTGGACCTGCTGGAGACCATCTCCTGCCTGAGCGCCACGGGCATGTCCCTGGAGCACATGCGGGAGTATCTGGGCAACCGTGCGGCGGGGGCCGAGGCCGCCGGACGGCAGATCGAGCTCCTGGCCGAGCAGGGACGGCGGCTGGACCAGCGGATGGCCGGCCTGCGGGCACGGAAGCGGTATGTGCAGCTCAAAATACGATACTGGGGGCGCGTCCGCGACCACGACCAGGCCGGGGCGACGGAACTGATCAATCAGAGCGCCCAGATCATCGAGGCCGCCAAGCGCAGCGGCAACGAGCGGCTGCCAAGCTGA
- a CDS encoding helix-turn-helix domain-containing protein, which yields MASTETVMTRTNDTYDVKPAAPGVERNARVRDLTPAQRRAVVFAQQQVIRAKAAKKAKEERQANLNKMWMEEDGMEASRQRAASNNDGRAVTHTVSLREALGHVLRELRTNDHKTLREVSEKAGVSLGYLSEVERGQKEASSELLSSIADALGLGVPQTLRMVADYLESTQE from the coding sequence ATGGCCAGCACCGAGACCGTGATGACTCGAACCAACGATACCTATGATGTCAAGCCGGCCGCACCCGGAGTAGAGCGCAATGCGCGGGTTCGTGATCTAACGCCCGCCCAGCGTCGTGCCGTCGTCTTCGCCCAGCAGCAGGTGATCCGTGCCAAGGCCGCCAAGAAGGCCAAGGAGGAGCGCCAGGCCAACCTGAACAAGATGTGGATGGAGGAAGACGGCATGGAAGCAAGCCGTCAGCGGGCGGCCTCCAACAACGACGGCCGGGCCGTCACCCATACCGTCTCCCTGCGCGAGGCCCTGGGCCACGTGCTGCGCGAGCTGAGGACCAACGATCACAAGACCCTGCGTGAGGTCAGCGAGAAGGCCGGCGTGTCCCTGGGCTACCTGTCCGAGGTGGAACGCGGCCAGAAGGAGGCCAGCTCCGAACTGCTGAGCTCCATCGCCGACGCGCTGGGCCTGGGTGTGCCGCAGACCCTGCGGATGGTGGCGGACTACCTGGAGTCCACCCAGGAGTAA
- a CDS encoding Fic family protein, whose translation MTPAERQSAVAFALRNLLLDDRQPGPSALQAASDFVADRRQAEALADQARRLEAKAAALTDALFLRTILVCQRPWATEGDLAELRAIHRRLLPGLPEERALRRPQPENDASLYPASMLEQGAAAIGQELAAERNLASLDRPVFVERLAHYYDELSCLHPFADCDGMTLRIFLSRLSHDAGWDLDWGQADPTAHRRAIQRALRGSTDDLQALIAGMVRPVNPTRIFLIAGWDQGPAH comes from the coding sequence ATGACACCAGCCGAACGTCAGAGCGCCGTGGCTTTCGCCCTGCGCAACCTGCTTCTGGATGACCGTCAGCCCGGCCCTTCGGCCCTTCAGGCGGCCAGCGACTTTGTGGCGGACAGAAGGCAGGCCGAGGCTCTGGCCGACCAGGCCCGGCGCTTGGAGGCCAAGGCGGCTGCCCTGACGGATGCCCTCTTTCTGCGGACCATCCTGGTCTGTCAGCGACCCTGGGCGACCGAGGGCGATCTTGCGGAGCTGCGGGCCATCCACCGCCGACTGCTTCCCGGCCTGCCGGAAGAGCGAGCGCTGCGCCGACCCCAACCGGAGAACGACGCCAGCCTGTATCCGGCATCCATGCTGGAGCAGGGAGCTGCGGCCATCGGCCAGGAGCTGGCAGCCGAACGCAACCTGGCCAGCCTGGACCGTCCGGTCTTCGTGGAGCGCCTGGCCCACTACTACGACGAGCTCTCCTGCCTGCACCCCTTCGCCGACTGTGACGGCATGACCCTGCGTATCTTCCTCTCGCGCCTGTCCCACGATGCCGGCTGGGACCTGGACTGGGGACAGGCTGATCCGACCGCCCACCGCCGGGCCATCCAGCGAGCGCTCCGAGGCAGCACCGATGACCTGCAGGCCCTGATTGCGGGCATGGTCCGCCCGGTCAACCCAACCCGAATATTTCTGATCGCCGGATGGGACCAGGGCCCAGCCCACTGA
- the pgsA gene encoding CDP-diacylglycerol--glycerol-3-phosphate 3-phosphatidyltransferase — MQEHAESETGRERRRLLEGWNSPPNLVTYTRILLVLVFIALDLMAGPWGERRPGMRWTAAVLFILAASTDKLDGWLARRYNQVTELGKLMDPIADKLLICSALIVASVFGELWWWVTLLFLVRELGITLLRVLVINKQGRVIAASQAGKYKTLFECIGLGMLMMPLSAVWPWYLVATRVVILVALALCLYSGAEYVLGMRR, encoded by the coding sequence ATGCAGGAGCATGCCGAGTCAGAGACCGGTCGTGAGAGGCGCAGGCTTCTCGAAGGATGGAATTCACCCCCAAACCTGGTCACTTACACCCGTATCCTCCTGGTCCTGGTCTTCATCGCCCTGGATCTGATGGCCGGTCCCTGGGGCGAGCGCAGGCCCGGCATGCGGTGGACCGCCGCCGTGCTCTTCATCCTCGCCGCCTCGACCGACAAGCTGGACGGGTGGCTGGCCCGCCGGTACAACCAGGTGACCGAGCTGGGCAAGCTCATGGATCCCATCGCCGACAAGCTGCTGATCTGCTCGGCGCTGATCGTGGCCTCGGTCTTCGGCGAGCTCTGGTGGTGGGTCACCCTGCTCTTCCTGGTCAGGGAACTGGGCATCACCCTGCTGCGGGTCCTGGTCATCAACAAGCAAGGGCGGGTCATCGCCGCCTCACAGGCTGGTAAGTACAAGACCCTGTTTGAATGCATCGGCCTGGGCATGCTCATGATGCCCCTGTCGGCCGTCTGGCCCTGGTACCTGGTGGCCACCCGTGTGGTCATCCTGGTGGCCCTGGCCCTCTGCCTCTACTCGGGAGCGGAATACGTGTTGGGGATGCGGCGATGA